A section of the Streptomyces sp. SCL15-4 genome encodes:
- a CDS encoding phosphatidylinositol-specific phospholipase C domain-containing protein produces the protein MRGLRRLAALAGAAAVLAVAPVDAHAASPKFSETTAIGTHNAYEKDKYPYFAQALDSGASLLELDVYVDTLSHRWRVSHSNPLGNDNNCEAAKTPSELYGKSRNQDLGSCLDNMAAWNQLHPDHPPIVVKMEMKVGFNDNAGMGPDEFDTLVAQKLGGAVYKPADLLGGTYGTLDAAAKANAWPARDSLRGKFLFDLIPGTVEQSNPFDSYWTDEEYGDHLRDLKAAGNISAAQAFPAVLGAANGDPRTSRYDASIRPWFVFFDGDAATYVNNGYDTSFYAANHYVLIATDAHNVSPAISSTTPTDAEVAARLALLAKAHASLITSDWSAKSAAVLGSVTTRG, from the coding sequence ATGCGCGGATTGAGACGGCTGGCGGCGCTCGCGGGAGCCGCCGCGGTGCTGGCGGTGGCACCGGTGGACGCCCACGCGGCGTCGCCGAAGTTCTCCGAGACGACGGCCATCGGCACGCACAACGCGTACGAGAAGGACAAGTACCCGTACTTCGCGCAGGCGCTGGACTCCGGCGCCTCGCTGCTGGAGCTGGACGTCTACGTCGACACCCTCAGCCACCGCTGGCGGGTCAGCCACAGCAATCCGCTGGGCAACGACAACAACTGCGAGGCCGCCAAGACGCCGAGCGAGCTGTACGGCAAGAGCCGTAACCAGGACCTCGGCAGCTGTCTGGACAACATGGCCGCCTGGAACCAACTCCACCCCGACCATCCGCCGATCGTCGTCAAGATGGAGATGAAGGTCGGCTTCAACGACAACGCGGGCATGGGGCCGGACGAGTTCGACACGCTCGTCGCACAGAAGCTGGGCGGCGCCGTCTACAAGCCGGCCGATCTGCTCGGCGGCACCTACGGCACGCTGGACGCGGCGGCGAAGGCCAACGCCTGGCCGGCCCGGGACTCCCTGCGGGGCAAGTTCCTCTTCGACCTGATCCCCGGCACGGTGGAGCAGTCCAACCCGTTCGACAGCTACTGGACGGACGAGGAGTACGGCGACCATCTGCGCGACCTGAAGGCGGCCGGGAACATCTCCGCTGCCCAGGCCTTCCCCGCCGTGCTCGGCGCGGCGAACGGCGACCCGCGCACCAGCCGCTACGACGCCTCGATCCGCCCCTGGTTCGTGTTCTTCGACGGTGACGCGGCCACCTACGTCAACAACGGCTACGACACCTCGTTCTACGCCGCGAACCACTACGTCCTGATCGCCACCGACGCCCACAACGTGTCCCCGGCGATCTCCTCCACCACCCCCACGGACGCCGAAGTCGCGGCCCGGCTCGCACTGTTGGCCAAGGCTCATGCGAGCCTCATCACCTCCGACTGGTCGGCGAAGTCCGCGGCCGTCCTCGGTTCGGTGACGACCCGGGGCTGA
- a CDS encoding glycoside hydrolase family 25 protein, with the protein MLHGIDVSAFQSSSYATDGLSFVFVKATEGRSYVNPRLAAQTKRGRDAGLVVGFYHFLWPGHLGAQADYFLRHTPDRPGDVLAVDWENTGEGTHASNAEKDRFIRRLKEMRPDNRVVLYCNRHFWLDIDTTSYAGDGLWIADYVGAGKPRIKAKWRFHQYTSEPHDKNVAHFAEKDDLRDWATP; encoded by the coding sequence ATGCTCCATGGCATCGACGTCAGCGCCTTCCAGTCCTCCTCCTACGCCACGGACGGCCTCTCCTTCGTCTTCGTCAAGGCGACGGAGGGCCGTTCGTACGTCAACCCCAGACTCGCGGCCCAGACCAAGCGCGGGCGCGACGCGGGCCTGGTCGTCGGTTTCTACCACTTCCTGTGGCCGGGCCATCTCGGCGCCCAGGCCGATTACTTCCTGCGCCACACCCCGGACCGGCCCGGCGACGTCCTCGCCGTCGACTGGGAGAACACCGGCGAGGGGACGCACGCGAGCAACGCGGAGAAGGACCGCTTCATCCGCAGGCTCAAGGAGATGCGGCCGGACAACCGGGTCGTGCTCTACTGCAACCGCCACTTCTGGCTCGACATCGACACCACGTCCTATGCCGGGGACGGGCTGTGGATCGCCGACTACGTCGGCGCGGGCAAGCCGCGGATCAAGGCCAAGTGGCGGTTCCACCAGTACACCAGCGAGCCCCACGACAAGAACGTGGCCCATTTCGCGGAGAAGGACGACCTGCGCGACTGGGCCACGCCCTGA